In a genomic window of Demequina muriae:
- a CDS encoding MDR family MFS transporter, giving the protein MPDVPSAPAVTSAPQSVSRRDELVLRVLIVSAFTVILNETIMGVAIPHLMNDLGVTAIAAQWLTTAFLLTMAVVIPITGFLLQRYPTRPLYIGAMSLFLVGTTLAALAPGFEVLLVARVIQAGGTAVMLPLLMTTVISLVPERERGRRMGTIGVVISVAPALGPTISGLILSVLPWRFLFVFVLPVVLTVLAFGILRMRSTNEPRRSRIDILSVALSAVGFGSLVFGLSRIGESAEGDLGTALGAVGLGVAVLALFTWRQIALQRREAPLLDLRVFKVRTFSVATAMFVVAMIAMFGTIILLPLFMQNVLGLSVLASGLLLLPGGLAMGLLAPPIGRAYDRIGPRALLLPGTALVAAALWAMSLVLGVSTPWWALLACHVTLSIGLALIFTPLFSASLGSLPRRLYSHGSATVSTLQQVAAAAGTALFVSTMTAVALTQVDAGVDAVGAEAAGIRAAFMVGAILATLGVGLATLIRRPESVDGPPPTPAEPATAAHVDYEASAPHP; this is encoded by the coding sequence GTCCTGATCGTCTCGGCATTCACGGTGATCCTCAACGAGACCATCATGGGAGTGGCGATCCCCCACCTCATGAATGATCTGGGCGTCACCGCGATCGCCGCGCAATGGCTCACCACCGCGTTCCTGCTCACCATGGCCGTCGTGATCCCCATCACCGGCTTCCTGCTGCAGCGCTACCCCACGCGACCGCTGTACATCGGCGCGATGTCGCTGTTCCTGGTGGGCACCACGCTGGCGGCGCTCGCGCCCGGCTTCGAGGTGCTCCTGGTCGCTCGCGTCATCCAGGCGGGCGGCACCGCCGTCATGCTCCCGCTGCTCATGACGACGGTCATCAGCCTGGTTCCCGAGCGCGAACGGGGCCGACGCATGGGCACCATCGGCGTGGTGATCTCGGTCGCGCCCGCGCTCGGCCCCACCATCTCCGGCTTGATCCTGTCCGTGCTGCCGTGGCGGTTCCTGTTCGTGTTCGTGCTCCCCGTCGTGCTCACCGTGCTGGCGTTCGGCATCCTGCGCATGCGCAGCACCAACGAGCCGCGCCGCTCTCGCATCGACATCCTGTCCGTCGCACTCTCGGCGGTGGGATTCGGGTCGCTGGTGTTCGGCCTCAGCCGCATCGGCGAGTCCGCCGAGGGCGATCTCGGCACCGCGCTGGGCGCCGTGGGCCTGGGCGTCGCCGTGCTCGCGCTGTTCACCTGGCGACAGATCGCACTGCAGCGCCGCGAGGCCCCGCTGCTGGACCTGCGAGTCTTCAAGGTCCGCACCTTCTCGGTCGCCACCGCGATGTTCGTGGTCGCGATGATCGCGATGTTCGGCACAATCATCCTGCTGCCGCTGTTCATGCAGAACGTGCTCGGCCTGAGCGTGCTCGCCAGCGGACTCCTGCTGCTTCCGGGCGGCCTCGCGATGGGACTGCTGGCGCCGCCCATCGGCCGTGCCTACGACCGCATCGGCCCGCGTGCGCTGCTGCTGCCGGGAACCGCGCTGGTGGCTGCGGCGCTGTGGGCGATGTCGCTGGTGCTCGGTGTCTCGACCCCGTGGTGGGCGCTGCTGGCCTGCCATGTGACGCTGAGCATCGGTCTCGCGCTCATCTTCACTCCACTGTTCTCCGCGAGCCTGGGGTCCCTGCCACGGCGCCTGTACTCGCACGGCTCCGCGACGGTGTCGACGTTGCAGCAGGTCGCCGCGGCAGCCGGAACGGCGCTGTTCGTGTCGACCATGACAGCCGTGGCACTGACTCAGGTCGATGCCGGAGTCGATGCGGTCGGCGCTGAGGCCGCAGGCATTCGTGCGGCGTTCATGGTCGGCGCGATTCTCGCGACCCTGGGCGTGGGCCTCGCGACGCTGATCCGTCGACCCGAGTCGGTGGATGGACCTCCGCCCACGCCAGCCGAGCCGGCGACGGCGGCGCACGTCGACTACGAGGCGTCTGCTCCGCACCCGTGA